Within Halorubrum lacusprofundi ATCC 49239, the genomic segment AATCTGGAATTGGATATGGTAGATCGACGAGAGACGGGCTAACGGGAAACAAATCTTATTCTATTGATCTATCCCGGTGATCCATCTCGGTGATCCATCCTGTTGATCTAGCTCGTTCTGATTCTCTCCCCTCCCCCACCCCTTTGTTTCGACTGGAGACCGTTATCGGTGGAGGGGTGGATACGAGTGGTCGTGTCTCGGATGTAAATACGAGTGTTCAAACGATTTACCGTAACTACTACTAACAACAAAATAAATGATCGGGCTTTGTCGAGGGTACTGTTTTACAGACATTATAATAAAACTACCGCTATACTATATCCTCTTCTCACCCCCCTCCCCCACCAAATCCGAGTTCCACACGAAACGAAGGGGTGGGGGGTCAGGAGAAGACAAACAGATAATCCGAGTGGATAACCGGCACCGACTAGACGATCACGAGACTGAAACGGGGTGGAATCCGAGGACAGCTCCGAAAAACGAGTGGATCGCATTACGGCTGTCTGGACTCGAATCGAGACAATACACCCACGTTTCCCGTCCATCGAGTTTCCCCTCCTAACGTCTCGATCTCGCTGTCGATTTTGTCACTGATCTTGACCGACACGGTCCGTTTCGGGTCCAGAGAGCAACACTTTTGTACCCCGTATTCATCTGGTTCGACTGCATCAACTGGACATATTCGACCATAGTTCTGGTCGAATATCGACGTTTCAGGCCGAAATACGACCTCTGCCGCCGTTGCGCGGGCGACTTCCACCTGAAACAGAGGGGTTCCAATGGACGAAGGAGAGAACACACCGCAGGCCGATGAATCGAAAGACAACAGCGGGATAACCGGCGATCGGTCCGGGACTGACCAGGTTGACGAAACCGACGGATCCGACGAAACCGACGCTAACCTCGACGATCCGCCATCACCCGGCTCGACGAACTCTGATTTAAACACGGATCTACAGTCGGATCCCGAAACTGACGTTTCCACGGACATCGATGTCGGAAGCGGCGGACGAGACCGCTCCTCTCCGGATGTCGACTTCGACGGTGTCGTCCTCGACGACGACGACGACAACCAGGGTCTGTTCGACGATCTGCTCTCCGGAGAGCCGATATTCGAGAATAAAGAGGTCCTCCGTCCCTCCTACACTCCCCACGAGCTTCCCCACCGAAACGACCAGATCAATCGGATGGCGACGATCCTCGTCTCCGCGCTGCGCGGGGAAACGCCCTCTAATATCCTCATTTACGGCAAGACGGGAACGGGGAAGACGGCCTCCGCGAAGTTCGTCTCCCAAGAGCTTGAGTCCACCTCACAGAAATACGACGTACCCTGCGAGGTCGAGTACATTAACTGCGAGGTGACGGACACGCAGTACCGCGTCCTCGCGCAGCTCGCGAACACCTTTATCGAGAAGAACCAGGCGGTCATCGCGGACCAACTGGAGCGGTGTCGCGAACTCCGCTCTGCCGCCGCCGACGCTCCAGCCGCCCTCGCCGACACCGAGTTCGCAACGCTCGACGACCTCGACGCGCGAATCGACGAGCTCGAAACCGATGCCGAAGAGATGGAGGAGGTCCCCATGACTGGCTGGCCCACCGACCGGGTCTACTCGACCTTCTTCGAGGCAGTCGACTACCACGAGCGCGTGGTTGTTATCATGCTCGACGAGATCGACAAGCTTGTCGAGAAGAGCGGGGACGACACCCTCTATAACCTCTCTCGGATGAACTCGGAACTCAACAGGTCCCGGATCTCGATCATGGGGATCTCGAACGATCTGAAATTCACCGATTTCCTCGACCCCCGTGTCAAGTCGAGCCTTGGCGAGGAAGAGATCGTCTTCCCGCCCTACGACGCGAACCAGCTCCGCGACATCCTCCAGCACCGCGCCGATATTTCGTTCAAGCAGGACGCGCTCACGGACGACGTGATCCCCCTCTGTGCGGCGTTCGCCGCTCAGGAACACGGCGACGCCCGTCGCGCGCTCGATCTACTCCGTACTGCGGGCGAACTCGCCGAGCGCTCGCAGGCTGAGATCGTCGCCGAGAAACACGTCCGGCAGGCGCAGGACAAGATCGAACTCGACCGCGTCGTCGAGGTTGTCCGCACCCTCCCGACCCAGAGCAAGATCGTGCTGTTCGCGGTCATCCTCTTGGAGAAGAACGGCGTGCACAACATCAACACTGGCGAGGTATTCAACATCTACAAACGCCTCTGCGAGGAGATCGACGCCGACGTGCTCACCCAGCGCCGCGTCACCGACCTCATCAGCGAACTCGACATGCTCGGGATCGTCAACGCCGTCGTCGTCTCGAAGGGGCGCTACGGCCGGACCAAGGAGATGGGCCTGTCGGTTCCCGTCGAGGAGACCGAGGCCGTCTTGCTGTCCGACTCCCGACTCGGCGACATCGAGAACGCGCAGCCGTTCGTCCAGGCCCGATTCGACAACTGAGACGATCCGCTCGACGGAGTTTCCGCTTCCTTCTCTCCTGGTTTCCGCTGACGCTCCAGTTTCCCTTAAGCGACGGCCTCCGCGGTTACCTCTCCACCCGAAACGATGGGCTTCGCGTCAGGAACGGTGATCTTCTCGCTAGATCCACTTCCACTACTGACTCCGTCGGCGTCGGCGCCGACCCCTCCAGTCTGCATCACGACGCTCGTCGCCAACACGTCACTCAGATCCGCCTGGCCGGTCGTGATCAGTCGCACGTAGCCGAGGTACGGCACACGGACCCGCGCGACTCCGGTCACCCAGTCGGCCTTGACCGGCGCGGCGAGCCCGTTCGCCTGATCGTACTCGCCGTTGTTGTCGCCGAGCGTGATGAATCCGTCGTGGGGTGCGGGACAGTGGTTGAGTTCCCCGCAGTCGGCGGCGTTGTGGTACCGATCGTCGGCGCGGTCGTGCCAGTTTTCGCCTTCCTCCACATGAAACATCGCCCGATGGATGATCGGCGAAGTCGTCCGTCCCGGTGGTCGGTAGATCACCACCGAGCCGTAGGACCCGAACGTCTGGTAGTCAGCGGTCTCCCCGACCTCGTGAGTCACGACACCGATGTCGTTGTCCGCGGCGTCGGGTGCAAGTCGCCCCGGCTCCGTGACGAAGACGAGGTCACCAACCTCAATGTTCGGCTCCATGCTCCCGGACTCGACCGCGACCATCGGCGGCCACACGCCGCTGACGCCGAACAGGATCAGGCCGATCACAAGCACGATGGCCACGCTGGAGAGCATTTCCCGGATCCACATCAGCGGCCCCTCTCTGTTGTGACGGAACCGGTACAGGACCCCTTTGCCGGAAGAATTCGAGTCTCGGTCCGTTTCGGTTCGGTCTCGTCCCGTTTCACCCCTCCCTCGACTTGGTTTTGATCCGGCCTGACCAGTTTCGATCCGATCGTCGGAGGCTCGGCCGCGTTCGTCACTCGGTGTCTCGGTGTCCGCAGAACCTGTTTCAGAACTTTCCCCGGGACCCGTCTCACAATCCTCTTTGGAAACCGACTGGTCGCCGCCGTTTCCGTCGTCGCCGCTGAAATCGCCGTCGTTGACGGGATCGCTGTCTGCCGATCCGGTCTTCCGGTCGGGTTCGTCGCCGCCGTCCGACCGGTCCCCTTCGTCCATTACATCTTCGTTGACGGGTTTCGGTCATAAGCTTCCGGGTCGATCGCCGCGAGTTTCGGGGGACCAACGGGCTCCGGAACCGTTTTGAGCCGTCCTCCCGTTTCCAGTCTCGTGCCGCTGGAGTCGAACGCCCGGATCGTCAAGGAGCTCGCCAGGCGCGGATACAACGCTGAACGCGAAGCGATCACCCTCTTGGCGAGCGCGCCCGACTCCGCCGCTGCCGTCGAATCGGTCGTCGACCGCGCCCCGGACGACGCCCTCCGCATCACCACCGACCACGTCCGCGCCGTCACGAACGACCAGTCAGTTTCTGGCGGTGATTCAGCCGTTTCACCCCCCGACTCGGCTGCGTCCGGCCCCGGCTCGGCTGCGTCCGGCCCCGGCTCGGCTGCGTCCGGCCCCGGCTCGACCGCCTCTGTCGCCGATCCAACCACAGAATCACCTCCAACCCGAAACAGCGATCAACCGCCTTCTACGACCTCGACGGAGGGATCTCCAGTCGAAATGGAGGGGTCTTCTTTGGACCACGTTCCCGGCTCCGATCGCGATGCCGAGAACCCGGAGACCGATATCGATACCGAAATCGACCGCGACTCCGACAGTAATGCCGACAGCAGCGTCGATCGCAGCCCCGATCGCAGCCCCGACAGCACCTCTCACCACGATCCCGATATCCGAGAGCTGGAAGTCGGTAACGACATGACCGGTCAGAGTACTGGGACCGGGGAGTACAGCGACTTCGTTCGGACGTTTCGCGACCGGTACGAGCGGCTCTCGAAGGTCCTTCGCGGCCGCGTCAACCACCGCCCTGCCGAGGCGATCGCGGAGATGCCCGGCGGGAGCGACGCCGCGATGATCGGCCTCGTCAACGATGTCCGGTCCACCAAATCCGGCCACTGGCTCGTCGAACTAGAAGACACGACCGGAACCTTCCCCGCGCTGATCATGAAAGACAAGGGGCTCGCCGACCTCGTCGACGAGATCATGATGGACGAGTGCCTCGCTATCGAGGGGACGCTCGCCGATGACTCCGGAATCTTATTCGCCGACTCCCTCCACTTCCCCGACGTTCCCCGGACTCACCGGACGGGGGCGGCCGACCGTCACGTGCAGGCCGCGCTGATCTCCGATATCCACGTCGGCAGCGACGAGTTCATGGTCGACGCATGGAGTAGCTTCACCGATTGGCTCCACACGCCCGAGGCCGAACCGGTGGAGTACCTGCTGCTCGCCGGCGACATGGTCGAGGGCGTCGGCGTCTACCCCGATCAGGACGAGGAACTGGAGATCGTCGACATCTACGACCAGTACGAGGCGTTCGCGGAGTACCTCAAGGAGGTGCCGGCTGACACCGAAATCGTGATGATCCCCGGCAACCACGACGCGGTCCGACTCGCGGAGCCCCAGCCCGGGTTCAACGACGAGATCCGCTCCATCATGGATGTCCACGACGCGCAGATCGTCTCGAACCCCGCGACCGTCACCGTCGAGGGCGTCGACGTGTTGATGTACCACGGCGTCTCCCTCGACGAGGTAATCGCGGAGCTCCCCGAGGAGAAGGCGAGCTACGACGAACCCCACAAGGCGATGTACCAGCTTTTAAAGAAGCGTCACGTCGCGCCGCAGTTCGGCGGCCACACCCGCGTTGCCCCGGAGGAGCGCGACTACCTCGTCATCGAGGACGTGCCCGACGTGTTCCACACCGGTCACGTCCACAAGCTCGGCTGGGGGAAGTACCACAACGTGCTCGCCGTCAACTCCGGTTGCTGGCAAGCGCAGACCGACTTCCAGAAGTCCGTCAACATCAATCCCGACTCCGGCTACGCGCCCATCCTCGACCTGGACACTCTCGACATGACCGTCAGGAAATTCGCGTGACCGCTCGCGCTCGGCGCGCTACCGATCGATATCGATCCCGTCGCGTTACCGGTCGATCTCGACGCGGCCGCTGGTCGCGCTGTTGAGTCGTTCCACGAGCGACTCCACCTCGGCCACGGGAACCCGAAGCACGAGCCGCACACGCTCGTCGTAGTCGGCGTCGAACTCGACGCCCGACGACTCGATCACGCCTCGGACGGTCCCCGAATCGTCGTACGCGGTCTCCACGACCAGCTGACGGTGCGGTCGCTCCTCGATCACGCCCGCCTCGTCGACTCCGTCTTTCACCGCCCGCGAGTAGGCGCGCGCGAGCCCGCCGACGCCGAGGTTCGTCCCGCCGTAGTACCGGGTCACCACCGCGACGACGTTCCGAATATCACGCTGCTGAAGGACGTTGAGCGCCGGCTTCCCAGCCGAGCCGGTCGGCTCCCCGTCGTCCGAAGAGTACTCCCGGAGCATGACCTCGCTGCCCGGCGTCCGGGCTGAGGCCTCGCCTGCGGGAACTCGGTACGCCGGCACGTTGTGGGTCGCGTCGTCGTACTCGGTCCGAACGCGGTCGATAAACTCCTCGGCCGCAGCCACCGTATCGGCCGGTGCGACGTGCCCGAAGAACTCCGAACCCTGCACCTCGAACCTCGCCGTCGCGGATTCCCCGACAGTCAGGTACGTCTCGCTCATGCGCGCGCATCCTCGTCGTTGCTTGCGGTTGTATCGCCGATGGCCTCGCCTCCGTTTGTGGCCTCCTCCTCGCCACTCTCGGCTTCCTCCTGCCGTTCGACCACAACGCTCGTTGGCGGTGCGAGCCGGTACAGCGCGAGGAATGCGGCGACGCCGACGACCTCCGCACCCTTGGCGACGATCGCGAGCGGATCGCTCGCGAGCGCTGCCGCGGTCCCGCCACCGTGCCACCCCGCGTAGCCGGCGAGGAACGCGGCGAGGGTGCCGGCACCCAGCGCGTACAGCCGCCGGTACTCGTCCGCGCGCAGCGTCGCGACCGCGATCGCGACGGTGAACGCCCCACCGAGCAGGAACACGTAGGGACGAGCGTCTGCGGGCTCGGCGAGCCGCGGCCACGCCCACAGGAAGTGGACGGCCGCGCTCAGCGCCGCGGTCTGTGCGGCCACCGCTCGGAGGAGACGCTTCCGCGAGGTGTCGCGCCCGGTGAACTGTCGGTCCGAACCGCTCTCCGTCGCGTTCATCGGGTCACTCCCACGGGTGATTCCCCGGCGTGTCGGGCCACAGGGGGTACCAGTACGCCTCGTCGTCCTCGAGCCCGAGCTCCCCGTCGAGGACGGACTGGAGCTTGAACTCGACCTGCTGGTTCCGGTCGCTCGTCCCTTTCGGTGAGAACGGGTAGTACGCACCGCGCCGGAACGAGTAGATCCAGTAGGCGTCGACGCCGTCACGCTCGAATCCGAAGACGGCCGCGAGCAGGCGGGAGCCGAACCCCTCCTCGATGAACTGGTCGGCCGCGAAGTGGATGCTCGTCACCAGATCCTCCGGATCGTTGTCCTCC encodes:
- a CDS encoding S26 family signal peptidase, which encodes MDEGDRSDGGDEPDRKTGSADSDPVNDGDFSGDDGNGGDQSVSKEDCETGPGESSETGSADTETPSDERGRASDDRIETGQAGSKPSRGRGETGRDRTETDRDSNSSGKGVLYRFRHNREGPLMWIREMLSSVAIVLVIGLILFGVSGVWPPMVAVESGSMEPNIEVGDLVFVTEPGRLAPDAADNDIGVVTHEVGETADYQTFGSYGSVVIYRPPGRTTSPIIHRAMFHVEEGENWHDRADDRYHNAADCGELNHCPAPHDGFITLGDNNGEYDQANGLAAPVKADWVTGVARVRVPYLGYVRLITTGQADLSDVLATSVVMQTGGVGADADGVSSGSGSSEKITVPDAKPIVSGGEVTAEAVA
- a CDS encoding IMPACT family protein, producing the protein MSETYLTVGESATARFEVQGSEFFGHVAPADTVAAAEEFIDRVRTEYDDATHNVPAYRVPAGEASARTPGSEVMLREYSSDDGEPTGSAGKPALNVLQQRDIRNVVAVVTRYYGGTNLGVGGLARAYSRAVKDGVDEAGVIEERPHRQLVVETAYDDSGTVRGVIESSGVEFDADYDERVRLVLRVPVAEVESLVERLNSATSGRVEIDR
- a CDS encoding Cdc6/Cdc18 family protein; translation: MDEGENTPQADESKDNSGITGDRSGTDQVDETDGSDETDANLDDPPSPGSTNSDLNTDLQSDPETDVSTDIDVGSGGRDRSSPDVDFDGVVLDDDDDNQGLFDDLLSGEPIFENKEVLRPSYTPHELPHRNDQINRMATILVSALRGETPSNILIYGKTGTGKTASAKFVSQELESTSQKYDVPCEVEYINCEVTDTQYRVLAQLANTFIEKNQAVIADQLERCRELRSAAADAPAALADTEFATLDDLDARIDELETDAEEMEEVPMTGWPTDRVYSTFFEAVDYHERVVVIMLDEIDKLVEKSGDDTLYNLSRMNSELNRSRISIMGISNDLKFTDFLDPRVKSSLGEEEIVFPPYDANQLRDILQHRADISFKQDALTDDVIPLCAAFAAQEHGDARRALDLLRTAGELAERSQAEIVAEKHVRQAQDKIELDRVVEVVRTLPTQSKIVLFAVILLEKNGVHNINTGEVFNIYKRLCEEIDADVLTQRRVTDLISELDMLGIVNAVVVSKGRYGRTKEMGLSVPVEETEAVLLSDSRLGDIENAQPFVQARFDN
- a CDS encoding DNA-directed DNA polymerase II small subunit; this encodes MPLESNARIVKELARRGYNAEREAITLLASAPDSAAAVESVVDRAPDDALRITTDHVRAVTNDQSVSGGDSAVSPPDSAASGPGSAASGPGSAASGPGSTASVADPTTESPPTRNSDQPPSTTSTEGSPVEMEGSSLDHVPGSDRDAENPETDIDTEIDRDSDSNADSSVDRSPDRSPDSTSHHDPDIRELEVGNDMTGQSTGTGEYSDFVRTFRDRYERLSKVLRGRVNHRPAEAIAEMPGGSDAAMIGLVNDVRSTKSGHWLVELEDTTGTFPALIMKDKGLADLVDEIMMDECLAIEGTLADDSGILFADSLHFPDVPRTHRTGAADRHVQAALISDIHVGSDEFMVDAWSSFTDWLHTPEAEPVEYLLLAGDMVEGVGVYPDQDEELEIVDIYDQYEAFAEYLKEVPADTEIVMIPGNHDAVRLAEPQPGFNDEIRSIMDVHDAQIVSNPATVTVEGVDVLMYHGVSLDEVIAELPEEKASYDEPHKAMYQLLKKRHVAPQFGGHTRVAPEERDYLVIEDVPDVFHTGHVHKLGWGKYHNVLAVNSGCWQAQTDFQKSVNINPDSGYAPILDLDTLDMTVRKFA
- the pspAB gene encoding PspA-associated protein PspAB, with product MGIFDTIRAVLGTSAETDATREADPEDLFGMSTAYMTMEADLGYDHCGEAALCFSGVDSTRFDDAVETVEAILEAGEIDTGTGFHRHEDDHGYQWFVLEDNDPEDLVTSIHFAADQFIEEGFGSRLLAAVFGFERDGVDAYWIYSFRRGAYYPFSPKGTSDRNQQVEFKLQSVLDGELGLEDDEAYWYPLWPDTPGNHPWE